A window of Longispora fulva contains these coding sequences:
- a CDS encoding delta-60 repeat domain-containing protein produces MRRRLLTLTAILAAGLLTIAPARAGFDQPDVVSVDPVDWTPHVLDGTVYAFAVLDDTVVVGGEFTAVRDAAGRSFDRSNLFAFSLADGHVLPFAPRVDGPVRALAPGAAGTVFAGGEFRQVNGSARHGLAKVRLDGWLDAGFRTAIDDSAGLVRALASRGDRLYVAGDFATIGGVSRRALARLDAATGGVDPDFDLALTRPAGKVWVQSMTVSADGGVLVFDGTFTAVSGQDRYQLAVARTGGARAEVAAWSTDAVAASPCNPDYDTYLRGVDVSADGSYFVVVASGHAAGPDLICNSAVRFDTDGGAGREPVWVNHTGGNTLLSVAVTDAAVYVGGHQQWLDNPYGNKYAGRGAVSRPGIGAIDARTGEALAWNPTKDRGVGTEALLAFDGGLLVGSDTEHLGREYHARLGIFPLDP; encoded by the coding sequence ATGCGCCGCCGACTGCTGACCCTCACAGCCATCCTCGCCGCCGGGTTGTTGACCATCGCCCCGGCCCGCGCGGGCTTCGACCAGCCCGACGTGGTGTCCGTCGACCCGGTGGACTGGACCCCGCACGTCCTCGACGGCACGGTGTACGCGTTCGCGGTGCTCGACGACACCGTCGTGGTCGGCGGCGAGTTCACCGCGGTGCGCGATGCCGCCGGGCGCTCGTTCGACCGCTCGAACCTGTTCGCGTTCAGCCTCGCCGACGGCCACGTGCTCCCCTTCGCGCCGCGGGTCGACGGCCCGGTGCGGGCCCTGGCCCCCGGCGCGGCCGGCACGGTGTTCGCCGGCGGCGAGTTCCGCCAGGTCAACGGCAGCGCGCGGCACGGCCTGGCCAAGGTCCGGCTGGACGGCTGGTTGGACGCCGGCTTCCGGACCGCCATCGACGACAGCGCCGGTCTGGTGCGCGCTTTGGCCAGCCGGGGCGACCGGCTGTACGTGGCCGGCGACTTCGCCACCATCGGCGGCGTGTCCCGGCGGGCGCTGGCCAGGCTCGACGCGGCCACCGGCGGGGTGGACCCCGACTTCGACCTGGCGCTGACCCGGCCGGCCGGCAAGGTGTGGGTCCAGTCGATGACGGTGAGCGCGGACGGCGGGGTGCTGGTGTTCGACGGCACGTTCACGGCGGTGTCCGGACAGGACCGTTACCAGCTCGCCGTGGCGCGCACGGGCGGCGCGCGGGCGGAGGTGGCCGCCTGGTCGACCGACGCGGTCGCGGCCTCCCCCTGCAACCCGGACTACGACACGTACCTGCGTGGCGTGGACGTCTCCGCCGACGGCTCGTACTTCGTCGTGGTCGCCAGCGGGCACGCCGCCGGGCCCGACCTGATCTGCAACAGCGCCGTCCGGTTCGACACGGACGGCGGCGCGGGCCGGGAACCGGTGTGGGTCAACCACACCGGCGGGAACACGCTGTTGTCGGTGGCCGTGACCGACGCGGCGGTGTACGTCGGCGGGCACCAGCAGTGGCTCGACAACCCGTACGGGAACAAGTACGCGGGCCGGGGTGCCGTGTCCCGGCCGGGGATCGGGGCCATCGACGCGCGGACCGGTGAGGCGCTGGCCTGGAACCCGACGAAGGACCGGGGCGTGGGCACCGAGGCGCTGCTGGCGTTCGACGGCGGACTGCTCGTGGGGAGTGACACTGAACACCTGGGTCGCGAGTACCACGCGCGGCTGGGGATCTTCCCGCTCGACCCGTGA
- a CDS encoding globin — translation MSSFYDAVGGSDTFRRLVDAFYAGVADDPLLRPLYPEEDLGPAADRFRMFLEQYWGGPKTYSEERGHPRLRMRHVPFRVGPAERDAWLRHMRVALDGLALPKDQETELWDYLEKAAYFMVNTFDEEE, via the coding sequence ATGAGCTCTTTCTATGACGCCGTGGGCGGCTCGGACACGTTCCGGCGGCTCGTTGACGCGTTCTACGCCGGCGTCGCGGACGACCCGCTGCTCCGGCCGCTGTACCCGGAGGAGGACCTGGGCCCCGCCGCCGACCGGTTCCGGATGTTCCTGGAGCAGTACTGGGGCGGGCCGAAGACCTACTCGGAGGAACGCGGCCACCCCCGGCTGCGGATGCGGCACGTGCCGTTCCGGGTCGGTCCGGCCGAACGGGACGCCTGGCTGAGGCACATGCGGGTGGCCCTCGACGGGCTGGCCCTGCCGAAGGACCAGGAGACCGAGCTCTGGGACTACCTGGAGAAGGCGGCCTACTTCATGGTCAACACGTTCGACGAGGAAGAGTAG
- a CDS encoding MFS transporter, protein MSDQPRSPATESEVPARRATYRQVFAEAEFRGIFSAAALSWFGDYVARAAITALVFQLTHSPLTSAAAFALSYLPWLAGGPVLAALADRYPYRRVMIICDLARMVLVGVVALPQTPIWLIFVLLFATAMLSPPFEAARSALMPQVLSGERYVLAIGVQSSSLQAFQILGYVTGGLLASINANIALGLNAATFGCSAILLGLMVRRRPSATAQGTPRHILRETGEGISIVFGRPVLRAIALVVLAGLTFIAVPEGLAAGWAAVLNPDGRSQGLIMAAAPVGLALGGIVLPRAMSSETRRRALRPLVILAPLALVPALLDPPLPVVLGMVALAGFMFGGFNPLANALFVQSLPASHRARAFGVMAAGMQLTQGAALLVAGSLTQIARVPYVIGAWCAGGALLMVVASAAWPAPDVIDAAIAETKASNDAAAKLAG, encoded by the coding sequence GTGTCCGACCAGCCGCGCAGCCCCGCCACTGAGTCGGAGGTGCCCGCGCGCCGGGCCACCTACCGGCAGGTGTTCGCCGAGGCGGAGTTCCGCGGGATCTTCAGTGCGGCCGCGTTGTCATGGTTCGGGGACTATGTGGCCCGGGCGGCCATCACCGCCCTGGTCTTCCAGCTCACCCACTCGCCACTGACCTCGGCCGCGGCGTTCGCGCTGTCCTATCTGCCGTGGCTGGCCGGCGGGCCGGTGCTGGCGGCGTTGGCGGACCGGTATCCGTACCGCAGAGTCATGATCATCTGTGACCTGGCCCGGATGGTGCTGGTCGGCGTCGTGGCGCTCCCCCAGACCCCGATCTGGCTGATCTTCGTCCTGCTGTTCGCGACGGCGATGCTGAGCCCGCCGTTCGAGGCCGCCCGCTCGGCGCTGATGCCGCAGGTGCTCAGCGGCGAGCGGTACGTGCTGGCGATCGGCGTGCAGAGCTCGTCGCTGCAGGCCTTCCAGATCCTGGGGTATGTCACGGGCGGCCTGCTGGCCTCGATCAACGCGAACATCGCGCTCGGCCTCAACGCCGCGACGTTCGGGTGCTCGGCGATCCTGCTGGGCCTGATGGTCCGGCGCCGGCCGTCCGCGACCGCGCAGGGCACCCCCCGGCACATCCTCCGCGAGACCGGCGAGGGGATCAGCATCGTCTTCGGCCGGCCGGTGCTGCGGGCCATCGCGCTGGTGGTGCTCGCCGGGCTGACCTTCATCGCCGTCCCGGAGGGCCTGGCCGCCGGCTGGGCCGCCGTGCTCAACCCGGACGGCCGGTCCCAGGGGCTGATCATGGCCGCCGCGCCGGTCGGGCTGGCCTTGGGCGGCATCGTGCTGCCCCGGGCGATGTCGTCGGAGACCCGTCGCCGGGCGCTGCGGCCGCTGGTGATCCTCGCGCCGCTGGCCCTCGTCCCGGCGCTGCTGGATCCGCCACTGCCCGTGGTCCTGGGGATGGTGGCGCTGGCAGGGTTCATGTTCGGCGGGTTCAACCCGCTGGCCAACGCGCTGTTCGTCCAGTCGTTGCCGGCCAGCCACCGGGCCAGGGCGTTCGGGGTGATGGCGGCCGGCATGCAGCTCACCCAGGGCGCGGCGCTGCTCGTGGCCGGCTCGCTGACCCAGATCGCCCGGGTGCCGTACGTGATCGGGGCGTGGTGCGCCGGCGGCGCGCTCCTGATGGTGGTGGCCAGTGCGGCGTGGCCGGCCCCCGACGTGATCGACGCCGCGATCGCCGAGACCAAGGCCTCGAACGACGCGGCGGCCAAGCTGGCAGGATAG
- a CDS encoding mechanosensitive ion channel family protein, translating to MSATAPPDCDPSTFCGFVWKYSGHNDWLAQSSNWVLVKPLRIIGIILAAMVIRWLIGRMIKRVTTGSMPAILKPLKEKAPAALIESGLLSERRSQRAETIGSLMKSAIGALILVIAAMMILAEFGLNLGPVLATVSIAGVALGFGAQSLVKDILSGVFMLLEDQYGVGDTVDLGEASGTVEAVGLRVTTIRDVRGVVWYVRNGEIVRVGNKSQGWATVVLDIPVGYAGVDEAMDVIRAAVEEFSADEEHATEFLEPPKVLGVEQLTIDGAVVRVTAKTSSEAQWRIGRDLRGQVTAALDAAGISSRIGPNRMPPRPE from the coding sequence ATGAGCGCAACCGCACCGCCCGACTGTGACCCGAGCACGTTCTGCGGCTTCGTCTGGAAGTATTCCGGCCACAACGACTGGCTCGCCCAGAGCAGCAACTGGGTGCTGGTCAAGCCGCTGCGGATCATCGGCATCATCCTGGCCGCCATGGTCATCCGGTGGCTGATCGGTCGGATGATCAAGCGTGTGACGACCGGTTCGATGCCGGCGATCCTCAAGCCACTGAAGGAGAAGGCCCCGGCGGCGCTGATCGAGTCCGGGCTGCTGTCGGAGCGGCGGTCCCAGCGGGCCGAGACGATCGGCTCGTTGATGAAGTCGGCGATAGGCGCGCTGATCCTGGTGATCGCGGCGATGATGATCCTCGCGGAGTTCGGGCTGAACCTCGGGCCGGTGCTGGCCACGGTCAGCATCGCCGGCGTGGCGCTGGGCTTCGGCGCGCAGAGTCTGGTGAAGGACATCCTGTCGGGGGTGTTCATGCTCCTGGAGGACCAGTACGGGGTCGGGGACACCGTGGACCTCGGCGAGGCGAGCGGCACAGTGGAGGCCGTCGGTCTCCGGGTCACCACGATCCGGGACGTGCGCGGCGTGGTGTGGTACGTGCGCAACGGCGAGATCGTCCGGGTCGGCAACAAGAGCCAGGGCTGGGCGACGGTGGTGCTCGACATCCCGGTCGGGTACGCGGGCGTGGACGAGGCCATGGACGTGATCCGGGCGGCCGTCGAGGAGTTCTCGGCCGATGAGGAGCACGCGACGGAGTTCCTGGAGCCGCCGAAGGTCCTCGGTGTCGAACAACTGACCATCGACGGGGCCGTGGTGCGGGTGACGGCCAAGACGTCGTCAGAGGCACAGTGGCGGATCGGGCGTGACCTGCGTGGACAGGTGACGGCGGCCCTGGACGCCGCCGGGATCTCCTCCCGGATCGGGCCGAACCGGATGCCGCCCCGGCCGGAGTAG
- a CDS encoding HNH endonuclease, with amino-acid sequence MGEGPPASRSVALLLNATYEPLCVISVRRAVILMLTGKAVCVTDGDGLMHSERELLAVPSVIKLTRHVRVPYRAHVGLTRRAVFARDGWHCAYCRGPAETIDHVLPRSRGGRHVWENVVAACARCNHRKAARTPAEMGWRLSTPPAAPHGPAWRILGHRSPDPRWKDWLRTPDYADQPTAAAA; translated from the coding sequence ATGGGAGAAGGTCCGCCAGCTAGCCGATCCGTCGCGTTGCTTCTGAACGCGACGTATGAGCCCCTCTGTGTCATCTCCGTGCGAAGAGCCGTGATCCTCATGCTCACCGGCAAGGCCGTGTGCGTCACCGACGGCGACGGCCTGATGCACTCCGAGCGCGAGCTGCTCGCCGTCCCCTCGGTGATCAAACTGACCCGCCACGTCCGGGTGCCCTACCGCGCGCACGTCGGTCTGACCCGGCGCGCCGTGTTCGCCCGCGACGGCTGGCACTGCGCCTACTGTCGAGGGCCCGCCGAGACGATCGACCACGTGCTGCCCCGGAGTCGGGGCGGTCGTCATGTGTGGGAGAACGTGGTCGCCGCCTGCGCCCGCTGCAACCACCGGAAGGCGGCCCGCACCCCGGCCGAGATGGGCTGGCGCCTCTCGACGCCCCCGGCGGCCCCGCACGGCCCGGCGTGGCGGATCCTCGGCCACCGCTCGCCGGACCCGAGGTGGAAGGACTGGCTCCGCACCCCGGACTACGCGGACCAGCCCACGGCCGCGGCGGCCTGA
- a CDS encoding class F sortase — MGGRLLAGCAALLVLTGVWTAGAGLGSWASAPAAPDPASAVRARPAPLFSVAPMRRANPTRVRIATIGVNAPLVTVGLDKGEVGVPSLDKPTLAGWYRPGPAPGEVGPAVLVGHVSGRKGPAVFYRLGELRPGALIEVSRTDDTVAVFRVDGVEQFPKGRFPTARVFGEYTGPTLRLITCGGSFVGGNLGYADNIVVFASLVKSR, encoded by the coding sequence GTGGGAGGCAGGTTGCTGGCCGGATGCGCCGCGCTGCTCGTCCTCACGGGCGTGTGGACGGCCGGGGCCGGCCTCGGGAGCTGGGCCTCGGCACCGGCGGCCCCCGATCCGGCCAGCGCGGTCAGGGCCCGGCCGGCACCACTGTTCTCCGTCGCCCCGATGCGGCGGGCCAACCCGACCCGGGTCAGGATCGCGACCATCGGGGTGAACGCGCCACTGGTCACGGTCGGGCTGGACAAGGGAGAGGTCGGGGTGCCCTCATTGGACAAGCCGACACTCGCCGGCTGGTACCGGCCCGGCCCGGCCCCCGGCGAGGTCGGCCCGGCGGTCCTCGTCGGCCACGTGTCCGGACGGAAGGGGCCGGCCGTCTTCTACCGGCTCGGCGAACTCCGGCCGGGCGCGCTGATCGAGGTGTCGCGCACCGACGACACGGTGGCGGTGTTCCGGGTGGACGGGGTCGAGCAGTTCCCCAAGGGGCGGTTCCCGACGGCGCGGGTGTTCGGGGAGTACACGGGGCCGACGTTGCGGCTGATCACGTGCGGCGGGTCCTTCGTGGGCGGCAACCTGGGCTACGCCGACAACATCGTGGTCTTCGCGTCCCTGGTGAAGTCCCGCTGA
- the kynU gene encoding kynureninase, translated as MIIERALAERLDAADPLAAFRDRFALGGDDQLIYLDGNSLGRPPKATLERLRALFEEEWQGRLIRGWAEWIELARRAGDVIAGGVVEARPGEVVVSDSTTVNLYKLAVAALDARPGRTVIVTDDDNFPTDQYVFAGLAEARGLRVRKIRTDIDAGVSLADVSAALDDTVALVSLSHVAYRSGAIADMAGITAAAHEAGALVLWDLSHSAGSVPVPLNSANVDLAVGCTYKHLNGGPGAPAFLYVREDLHTQLRQPIWGWFGQRDQFEMGNDYQPADSIERFLVGTPPVPGLYGALEGAGITAEAGIDAIYAKAQSLTELMVTLHDAWLAPLGFTLASPRDAAQRGAHVTLHHKQAWQVCQAWQARGVIPDFRTPERLRIGPAPLYTRHTDVYDGFARLRDLVAAGEHDAFPAERARVT; from the coding sequence GTGATCATCGAACGTGCACTCGCCGAGCGTCTCGACGCCGCCGATCCGCTGGCCGCCTTCCGCGACCGGTTCGCCCTCGGCGGCGACGATCAGCTGATCTACCTGGACGGGAACTCCCTGGGCAGGCCGCCGAAGGCCACCCTGGAGCGACTGCGGGCGCTGTTCGAGGAGGAGTGGCAGGGCCGGCTGATCCGGGGCTGGGCCGAGTGGATCGAGCTGGCCCGGCGCGCCGGGGACGTGATCGCCGGTGGCGTGGTCGAGGCGCGGCCCGGTGAGGTGGTGGTCTCCGACTCGACCACGGTGAACCTGTACAAACTGGCCGTCGCGGCACTGGACGCGCGCCCGGGGCGGACCGTGATCGTCACCGACGACGACAACTTCCCGACCGACCAGTACGTGTTCGCCGGGCTCGCCGAGGCCCGTGGCCTGCGGGTTCGCAAGATCCGTACGGATATCGACGCCGGGGTGTCCCTCGCGGACGTCTCCGCGGCCCTCGACGACACTGTGGCGTTGGTCTCGCTGTCCCACGTGGCGTACCGCTCGGGCGCCATCGCCGACATGGCCGGCATCACAGCCGCCGCGCACGAGGCCGGCGCGCTCGTCCTGTGGGACCTGTCGCACTCGGCCGGGTCCGTACCGGTGCCGCTGAACAGCGCGAACGTGGACCTCGCCGTGGGCTGCACCTACAAGCACCTCAACGGCGGGCCGGGCGCGCCGGCGTTCCTGTACGTCCGCGAGGACCTGCACACCCAGCTCCGGCAGCCGATCTGGGGCTGGTTCGGCCAGCGCGACCAGTTCGAGATGGGCAACGACTACCAGCCGGCGGACTCGATCGAGCGCTTCCTGGTCGGCACTCCCCCGGTCCCGGGCCTCTACGGCGCGCTCGAGGGGGCCGGCATCACCGCCGAGGCCGGCATCGACGCCATCTACGCCAAGGCCCAGAGCCTGACCGAGCTGATGGTCACGCTGCACGACGCCTGGCTCGCGCCGCTCGGGTTCACCCTGGCCTCGCCCCGCGACGCCGCCCAGCGGGGCGCGCACGTGACACTGCACCACAAGCAGGCGTGGCAGGTCTGCCAGGCCTGGCAGGCGCGGGGGGTCATCCCGGACTTCCGGACCCCGGAACGGCTGCGGATCGGGCCGGCGCCGCTCTACACCCGGCACACGGACGTCTACGACGGCTTCGCGCGGCTGCGCGACCTGGTCGCGGCCGGCGAACACGACGCGTTCCCGGCCGAGCGCGCCCGGGTGACATAA
- the ctaJ gene encoding aa3-type cytochrome oxidase subunit CtaJ translates to MFGYSMNTVLFVVGGALGVVALVYAIVYGASSRQAKRYRPGRSFEFAPVWFLAQPELLVTGQKSSAQLPALTGVQPAAAGTKGGASGKW, encoded by the coding sequence ATGTTTGGATATTCGATGAACACGGTGCTGTTCGTCGTCGGTGGCGCGCTCGGCGTCGTCGCGCTGGTGTACGCCATCGTCTACGGGGCCAGCTCCCGGCAGGCCAAGCGGTACCGCCCGGGGCGTTCCTTCGAGTTCGCGCCCGTGTGGTTCCTGGCCCAGCCCGAGCTGCTCGTGACCGGGCAGAAGTCGAGCGCGCAGCTTCCGGCACTCACCGGCGTCCAGCCGGCCGCAGCGGGGACGAAGGGTGGAGCCAGTGGCAAGTGGTAA
- a CDS encoding DUF5130 family protein, which yields MTGAEHGHAVQTWYPEVVDGPFTSRQLIRIDEALRLADAETGATFSVYVGDLHVPVRGHAEKSHSQLADPDNSVLIAVSPNQRVLEIVTGEKVRKRLPDRDCALAAFSMTAAFTGGDLAGGIVTGLSQLASHTQKI from the coding sequence GTGACCGGCGCAGAGCACGGACACGCCGTGCAGACCTGGTACCCCGAGGTGGTCGACGGCCCCTTCACCTCCCGGCAGTTGATCCGGATCGACGAGGCGCTCCGCCTGGCCGACGCCGAGACCGGCGCGACCTTCAGCGTCTACGTCGGGGACCTGCACGTCCCCGTACGTGGCCACGCGGAGAAGTCGCACAGCCAGCTGGCCGACCCGGACAACAGCGTCCTGATCGCCGTCTCGCCGAACCAGCGCGTGCTGGAGATCGTCACGGGTGAGAAGGTCCGCAAGCGTCTCCCGGACCGCGACTGCGCCCTGGCGGCGTTCTCGATGACGGCGGCGTTCACGGGCGGCGACCTGGCCGGCGGCATCGTCACCGGCCTCAGCCAGCTCGCCTCGCACACCCAGAAGATCTAG